In Archangium violaceum, the following are encoded in one genomic region:
- a CDS encoding DUF4265 domain-containing protein yields the protein MTWTPEHMSDEHVRVLFKLDKEDEDYPPVDYERLWARRLDDGSFEIDNIPFFVRGISAGDVVAAQQENGEEVVFSELLRASGNSTLRIIVFDESHVADVRRRLQELGCSTELNVSKMLAVDVPAQVDLQVVRSWLMEQQSSGTLEFEDACIRHE from the coding sequence ATGACCTGGACGCCCGAGCACATGTCGGATGAACACGTGAGAGTCCTCTTCAAGCTCGACAAGGAGGACGAGGATTATCCGCCCGTCGACTATGAGCGGCTCTGGGCCAGACGCCTGGACGATGGCTCGTTCGAGATCGACAACATCCCCTTCTTCGTCCGGGGTATCAGTGCAGGCGACGTGGTCGCCGCACAGCAGGAGAACGGCGAGGAAGTGGTCTTCTCCGAGCTGTTGCGTGCTTCAGGCAACAGCACGCTGCGCATCATCGTCTTCGATGAATCCCACGTGGCGGATGTCCGTCGCCGACTCCAGGAACTCGGCTGCTCGACGGAGCTGAACGTCTCGAAGATGCTGGCCGTGGACGTGCCCGCCCAGGTCGATCTCCAAGTCGTGCGCTCATGGCTCATGGAGCAGCAATCGTCGGGCACCCTGGAGTTCGAGGACGCCTGTATTCGCCACGAGTGA
- a CDS encoding HNH endonuclease has protein sequence MVAEHAAATAADPSSQHLLPVDSATIAAGKKGGKPPSKGTANGERAYMRFTPKGKQEVRDENAQKHGGENQCENCGVTTVEAQKSQKGVTPPKTETQVDHVIPRAKGGDGSPSNGQVLCRECNNEKSDKQ, from the coding sequence ATGGTGGCGGAACATGCGGCAGCCACCGCGGCGGACCCCTCCTCGCAGCACCTCCTACCCGTTGACTCCGCGACCATCGCGGCAGGCAAGAAAGGAGGAAAGCCGCCCTCGAAAGGCACGGCGAATGGCGAGCGGGCGTACATGCGTTTCACGCCGAAGGGCAAGCAGGAGGTCAGAGACGAGAATGCCCAGAAACATGGCGGTGAGAACCAATGCGAGAACTGCGGTGTCACGACCGTCGAGGCACAGAAGAGCCAGAAGGGCGTAACACCACCGAAGACCGAGACCCAGGTGGATCACGTCATCCCGCGAGCGAAGGGCGGAGATGGCTCGCCCTCGAACGGGCAGGTGCTGTGCAGGGAGTGCAACAACGAGAAGAGCGACAAGCAATGA